In Pseudochaenichthys georgianus unplaced genomic scaffold, fPseGeo1.2 scaffold_430_arrow_ctg1, whole genome shotgun sequence, one DNA window encodes the following:
- the dbr1 gene encoding lariat debranching enzyme translates to MKIAVEGCCHGELDKIYETIAFLEKKEEVKVELLLCCGDFQAVRNEGDMKCMAVPAKYKTMQTFYKYYSGEKKAPILTVFIGGNHEASNHLQELAYGGWVAPNIYYLGYAGVIRYKGVRIGGASGIFKSHDYRRGHHEFPPYNPDTLRSVYHIRNIEVFKLKQIQMPIDIFMSHDWPRGIYRHGSTGELLRKKKFLRQEVESNTLGSPAAEELLAHLQPNYWFSAHLHVKFAAVMQHPPKANAAPRVTKFLSLDKCLPHREFLQIVDVQERPGSSEGLEYDPEWLAILKSTNSLQRTTPHPWNPPENNGLHERWDFRPSEAAMMKVIEALSGDLTIPENFSQTVPLYDPNRPNNHLPPSCSTNPQTTELCATLGLTDLYAHVCQGGDEEGGRMMQAGDEDDDEEGSGDELSEYPTDTSGMSSSINPDEITIEEEWEEEEGEEKEVAMGEEKGEEEEVVKGDKPPVGGVNTPSRMVLPLPKSSPSLSNIMDLPPPSHSTPAERHSQSAADREEHCDEDEGDGDDGDVSAMRVLKRSSDEIETPGSKSTTPKIKRRNQVIYTAVDDEEGED, encoded by the exons ATGAAGATCGCAGTAGAAGGCTGCTGCCATGGAGAGCTGGACAAAATCTACGAGACCATCGCCTTCCTGGAGAAGAAGGAAGAGGTGAAAGTGGagctgctgctctgctgtgGAGACTTCCAAGCTGTGAGGAATGAAGGAGACATGAAGTGCATGGCCGTACCCGCCAAGTACAAAACCATGCAGACCTTTTACAA ATACTATTCTGGAGAGAAGAAGGCTCCAATCCTGACCGTCTTCATCGGAGGGAACCACGAGGCGTCCAATCACCTGCAGGAGCTGGCTTATGGAGGCTGGGTGGCGCCTAACATTTATTATCTGG GTTACGCTGGAGTTATTCGCTACAAAGGGGTGCGAATTGGTGGCGCATCTGGAATCTTCAAATCCCATGACTACAGAAGAG GTCACCATGAGTTCCCTCCGTACAACCCTGACACACTTCGGAGCGTTTACCACATCAGAAACATCGAGGTCTTCAAATTAAAacag ATCCAGATGCCTATTGACATCTTCATGAGCCATGACTGGCCTCGTGGGATCTACCGCCATGGAAGCACGGGGGAGTTGTTGAGGAAGAAGAAGTTTCTGCGTCAGGAAGTGGAGTCCAACACTTTGGGGAGTCCTGCTGCGGAGGAGCTGCTGGCTCACCTGCAGCCCAACTACTGgttctctgctcacctgcatgTGAAGTTTGCTGCCGTGATGCAGCATCCG CCTAAAGCTAACGCTGCTCCCCGTGTGACCAAGTTCCTGTCGCTGGATAAGTGTCTGCCCCACCGGGAGTTCCTACAG ATTGTGGATGTTCAGGAGAGACCGGGTTCATCAGAGGGTCTCGAGTACGATCCAGAGTGGCTTGCTATCCTGAAGTCCACCAACAGTCTGCAGAGGACCACCCCTCACCCCTGGAACCCTCCAGAGAATAACGGCCTGCATGAAAG GTGGGACTTCAGACCGTCCGAAGCAGCGATGATGAAGGTGATAGAGGCTCTCAGCGGTGATCTCACCATCCCCGAAAACTTCAGCCAGACGGTGCCTCTGTACGACCCCAACAGGCCCAATAACCACCTCCCCCCCAGCTGCAGCACCAACCCTCAGACCACCGAGCTCTGCGCCACGCTGGGCCTCACCGACCTCTACGCACACGTGTGCCAGGGAGGAGACGAGGAGGGGGGGAGGATGATGCAGGCGGGGGATGAAGACGACGATGAGGAAGGAAGTGGGGACGAACTCAGCGAGTATCCGACCGACACTTCGGGAATGTCGAGTTCTATAAACCCCGATGAAATCACGATAGAGGAAGagtgggaggaagaggagggagaggagaaagAGGTTGCAATGGGGGAAGAAAagggtgaggaagaggaggttgTAAAGGGAGATAAGCCTCCAGTAGGGGGAGTCAATACCCCGAGTCGAATGGTTCTCCCCCTTCCCAAATCCTCACCCTCTCTTTCCAACATAATGGATTTACCTCCTCCCTCACACTCGACACCGGCAGAGCGTCACTCTCAATCTGCAGCGGACAGGGAGGAACACTGTGATGAAGACGaaggtgatggtgatgatggaGATGTGTCAGCAATGCGTGTCCTCAAACGTAGCAGCGATGAGATCGAGACGCCCGGCAGTAAAAGCACGACTCCCAAAATTAAACGTAGAAATCAGGTCATCTACACGGCAGTGGACGATGAGGAAGGGGAAGACTAG